From Mauremys reevesii isolate NIE-2019 linkage group 10, ASM1616193v1, whole genome shotgun sequence, the proteins below share one genomic window:
- the IGFALS gene encoding insulin-like growth factor-binding protein complex acid labile subunit isoform X1 has protein sequence MFPSHASAAMNTRKADTALLLLLVLVLAAGSQSPSGEAPKEQPDTELLKCPSSCACSYDDYSEELNIFCSSRNLTHLPEDIPSNVKSLWLDGNNFLSLPAMAFRNLSNLDFLNLQSSQLASIEQHAFHDLKGLYHLHLERNRLKHLAPNTFLHTQNLASLSLNNNHFNKIEEGLFAGLSNLWYLNLGWNSLVVLPDRVFHNLPNLRELVLAGNKLPYLQHQIFCSLSELKELDLSGNLLKGIKLNIFVKLQKLQKLYLNHNQINAIAPRAFMGMKSLRWLDLSHNRLILLFEETFLGLLSLHVLRLSSNSITSLRPRTFKDLQFLEELQLGHNRIRSLAERTFDGLGQLEVLTLNNNQIQEIRVGAFLGLFNVAVMNLSGNCLKALPDYVFKSLTKLHSLHLENSCLSRIRPQTFSSLSCLRRLFLQHNTISIIEDQSLNDLHDLLELDLKHNRLTHLSHNMFVGLNNLEYLLLSSNQLLEISHNAFSPLQRLFWLDLSNNHLEMLDNTTITPLANLRYLSIRNNSLETFSVGSLGPSPVLEQLWLEGNKWHCNCSLKELRDFSLQHPTVVPRFVQSLMEGDDSHTPVYVYNNLTCLSPPDLAGLDLREISEDHFAHC, from the coding sequence CAGACACTGCCCTCTTGTTACTCTTGGTCTTGGTGCTGGCAGCAGGGTCCCAATCTCCCAGCGGAGAAGCGCCCAAGGAGCAGCCTGACACAGAGCTCCTAAAATGCCCCAGCTCATGTGCCTGCAGCTATGATGACTACAGTGAGGAGCTCAACATCTTCTGCAGCTCCCGGAACCTCACGCACCTCCCAGAAGACATTCCTAGCAACGTTAAGTCATTATGGCTGGATGGGAACAACTTCCTTTCTCTGCCAGCTATGGCCTTCAGGAACCTTTCCAACCTGGACTTCCTTAACCTGCAGAGCAGTCAGCTGGCAAGCATTGAGCAGCATGCCTTCCATGACTTAAAGGGCCTCTACCACCTGCACCTGGAACGGAACAGGCTGAAGCATTTGGCACCAAACACTTTCCTTCACACACAGAACCTCGCCTCCTTGAGCCTCAACAACAACCACTTCAACAAGATCGAGGAAGGCCTGTTTGCTGGGCTCTCCAATCTCTGGTACCTGAACCTCGGGTGGAACTCACTCGTGGTGCTGCCTGACAGAGTGTTCCATAACCTGCCTAATCTGAGGGAACTGGTCCTGGCTGGGAACAAGCTGCCCTACCTGCAGCACCAAATCTTCTGCAGTCTCAGTGAGCTGAAGGAGCTGGATTTGAGTGGGAACTTGCTCAAGGGCATCAAGCTCAATATCTTTGTCAAgctgcagaaactacagaagcTCTACCTGAACCACAACCAGATCAATGCAATCGCCCCACGTGCATTCATGGGAATGAAGTCCCTCAGGTGGCTAGACCTCTCCCACAATCGTCTCATCTTGCTCTTTGAAGAAACATTCCTGGGCCTTTTGAGCCTGCACGTGTTGCGTTTATCCAGTAATTCAATCACCAGCCTGAGGCCAAGGACTTTCAAAGATCTCCAGTTCCTGGAGGAGCTACAACTGGGACACAACAGGATCAGGAGTCTGGCAGAAAGGACTTTTGATGGGCTAGGCCAGCTGGAGGTCCTTACGCTGAACAACAACCAGATTCAAGAGATCAGGGTTGGAGCATTCCTTGGACTCTTTAATGTTGCAGTGATGAACTTGTCTGGTAACTGCCTCAAGGCACTTCCCGACTATGTCTTTAAGAGCCTAACCAAACTGCATAGTCTTCACCTGGAAAACAGCTGTCTCAGCAGAATCAGGCCACAAACTTTCTCCAGCCTTTCCTGCCTCCGGAGGCTCTTCTTGCAGCACAACACCATATCCATAATTGAAGACCAGAGTTTGAATGACCTGCATGATCTTTTGGAGTTGGACCTTAAGCACAACAGGCTGACCCATCTCTCCCACAACATGTTTGTAGGCCTGAATAACCTGGAATACCTTCTCCTTTCCTCCAACCAGCTCCTGGAGATCTCTCACAACGCTTTCAGCCCACTTCAACGTCTCTTCTGGCTTGACCTCTCCAACAACCATTTGGAGATGCTGGACAACACCACAATTACCCCCTTAGCAAACTTGCGGTATCTTAGCATCAGAAACAATTCTCTGGAAACCTTCTCAGTTGGTTCTCTGGGCCCTTCACCTGTGCTGGAGCAGCTGTGGCTGGAAGGAAACAAGTGGCACTGTAATTGCTCACTGAAGGAACTGAGAGACTTTTCCTTGCAGCATCCCACAGTGGTTCCACGTTTTGTACAGTCCCTTATGGAGGGGGACGATTCCCACACACCCGTGTACGTGTACAACAACCTGACCTGCCTAAGCCCACCAGACCTGGCAGGCCTTGACCTGAGGGAAATCAGTGAAGATCACTTTGCTCACTGCTAA
- the IGFALS gene encoding insulin-like growth factor-binding protein complex acid labile subunit isoform X2 — MFPSHASAAMNTRKDTALLLLLVLVLAAGSQSPSGEAPKEQPDTELLKCPSSCACSYDDYSEELNIFCSSRNLTHLPEDIPSNVKSLWLDGNNFLSLPAMAFRNLSNLDFLNLQSSQLASIEQHAFHDLKGLYHLHLERNRLKHLAPNTFLHTQNLASLSLNNNHFNKIEEGLFAGLSNLWYLNLGWNSLVVLPDRVFHNLPNLRELVLAGNKLPYLQHQIFCSLSELKELDLSGNLLKGIKLNIFVKLQKLQKLYLNHNQINAIAPRAFMGMKSLRWLDLSHNRLILLFEETFLGLLSLHVLRLSSNSITSLRPRTFKDLQFLEELQLGHNRIRSLAERTFDGLGQLEVLTLNNNQIQEIRVGAFLGLFNVAVMNLSGNCLKALPDYVFKSLTKLHSLHLENSCLSRIRPQTFSSLSCLRRLFLQHNTISIIEDQSLNDLHDLLELDLKHNRLTHLSHNMFVGLNNLEYLLLSSNQLLEISHNAFSPLQRLFWLDLSNNHLEMLDNTTITPLANLRYLSIRNNSLETFSVGSLGPSPVLEQLWLEGNKWHCNCSLKELRDFSLQHPTVVPRFVQSLMEGDDSHTPVYVYNNLTCLSPPDLAGLDLREISEDHFAHC; from the coding sequence ACACTGCCCTCTTGTTACTCTTGGTCTTGGTGCTGGCAGCAGGGTCCCAATCTCCCAGCGGAGAAGCGCCCAAGGAGCAGCCTGACACAGAGCTCCTAAAATGCCCCAGCTCATGTGCCTGCAGCTATGATGACTACAGTGAGGAGCTCAACATCTTCTGCAGCTCCCGGAACCTCACGCACCTCCCAGAAGACATTCCTAGCAACGTTAAGTCATTATGGCTGGATGGGAACAACTTCCTTTCTCTGCCAGCTATGGCCTTCAGGAACCTTTCCAACCTGGACTTCCTTAACCTGCAGAGCAGTCAGCTGGCAAGCATTGAGCAGCATGCCTTCCATGACTTAAAGGGCCTCTACCACCTGCACCTGGAACGGAACAGGCTGAAGCATTTGGCACCAAACACTTTCCTTCACACACAGAACCTCGCCTCCTTGAGCCTCAACAACAACCACTTCAACAAGATCGAGGAAGGCCTGTTTGCTGGGCTCTCCAATCTCTGGTACCTGAACCTCGGGTGGAACTCACTCGTGGTGCTGCCTGACAGAGTGTTCCATAACCTGCCTAATCTGAGGGAACTGGTCCTGGCTGGGAACAAGCTGCCCTACCTGCAGCACCAAATCTTCTGCAGTCTCAGTGAGCTGAAGGAGCTGGATTTGAGTGGGAACTTGCTCAAGGGCATCAAGCTCAATATCTTTGTCAAgctgcagaaactacagaagcTCTACCTGAACCACAACCAGATCAATGCAATCGCCCCACGTGCATTCATGGGAATGAAGTCCCTCAGGTGGCTAGACCTCTCCCACAATCGTCTCATCTTGCTCTTTGAAGAAACATTCCTGGGCCTTTTGAGCCTGCACGTGTTGCGTTTATCCAGTAATTCAATCACCAGCCTGAGGCCAAGGACTTTCAAAGATCTCCAGTTCCTGGAGGAGCTACAACTGGGACACAACAGGATCAGGAGTCTGGCAGAAAGGACTTTTGATGGGCTAGGCCAGCTGGAGGTCCTTACGCTGAACAACAACCAGATTCAAGAGATCAGGGTTGGAGCATTCCTTGGACTCTTTAATGTTGCAGTGATGAACTTGTCTGGTAACTGCCTCAAGGCACTTCCCGACTATGTCTTTAAGAGCCTAACCAAACTGCATAGTCTTCACCTGGAAAACAGCTGTCTCAGCAGAATCAGGCCACAAACTTTCTCCAGCCTTTCCTGCCTCCGGAGGCTCTTCTTGCAGCACAACACCATATCCATAATTGAAGACCAGAGTTTGAATGACCTGCATGATCTTTTGGAGTTGGACCTTAAGCACAACAGGCTGACCCATCTCTCCCACAACATGTTTGTAGGCCTGAATAACCTGGAATACCTTCTCCTTTCCTCCAACCAGCTCCTGGAGATCTCTCACAACGCTTTCAGCCCACTTCAACGTCTCTTCTGGCTTGACCTCTCCAACAACCATTTGGAGATGCTGGACAACACCACAATTACCCCCTTAGCAAACTTGCGGTATCTTAGCATCAGAAACAATTCTCTGGAAACCTTCTCAGTTGGTTCTCTGGGCCCTTCACCTGTGCTGGAGCAGCTGTGGCTGGAAGGAAACAAGTGGCACTGTAATTGCTCACTGAAGGAACTGAGAGACTTTTCCTTGCAGCATCCCACAGTGGTTCCACGTTTTGTACAGTCCCTTATGGAGGGGGACGATTCCCACACACCCGTGTACGTGTACAACAACCTGACCTGCCTAAGCCCACCAGACCTGGCAGGCCTTGACCTGAGGGAAATCAGTGAAGATCACTTTGCTCACTGCTAA